From the genome of Clavibacter nebraskensis NCPPB 2581:
CGCCGCGAACCGGTGGATGCTCGAGGTCGGCATGTGGCTGTTCCGCACGGAGCCCGAGCTCGTGCTCAAGAGCCGCTGGGTCGTGCCGGAGACGCTCGAGGCCACGGGGTTCCGGTTCCGGTGGCCGGAGCTGGATGCGGCCGTCGCCGACATCGTGCACCGCTGACCGCCACGCGGCACGGTCGGGCCGGTCGGCCGCGCGCCGCGGGGACGGCCCCTCGCGCGACCCGTGGGATGATCGGGGTTCCGCTCCACCGACGAGACCCGTAAGGAACGCGTGAGCCCCCTAGCAACGAAGGCCCTCCGGCCCGCCGCGACCGACCCCGCGTCCATCCGCAACTTCTGCATCATCGCCCACATCGACCACGGCAAGTCCACGCTGGCCGACCGCATGCTGCAGCTGACGGGCGTCGTCGAGTCGCGCGCCATGCGCGCCCAGTACCTCGACCGCATGGACATCGAGCGCGAGCGCGGCATCACGATCAAGAGCCAGGCCGTGCGCATGCCGTGGGAGCTCGACGGGCGGACGTACGCGCTCAACATGATCGACACCCCGGGCCACGTCGACTTCTCCTACGAGGTCTCCCGCTCGCTCGCCGCGTGCGAGGGCGCGATCCTCCTCGTGGACGCCGCGCAGGGCATCGAGGCGCAGACGCTCGCGAACCTCTACCTCGCGCTCGAGAACGACCTCACGATCATCCCGGTGCTCAACAAGATCGACCTGCCGGCTGCCGACCCCGACAAGTACGCGGCCGAGCTCGCGTCCCTCATCGGCGGCGACCCGGACGACGTGCTGCGCGTCTCCGGCAAGACAGGCGCCGGCGTCGAGGAGCTCCTCGACCGCGTCTCCCGCACCATCCCCGCGCCCGTCGGCGACCCGAACGGCGCCGCGCGCGCCATGATCTTCGACTCGGTCTACGACGCCTACCGCGGCGTGGTCACCTACGTCCGCATGATCGACGGGAAGCTCAGCCCCCGCGAGAAGATCGCGATGATGTCGACGCGCGCCACCCACGAGATCCTCGAGATCGGCGTCAGCTCGCCCGAGCCCACGCCGTCCGACGGCCTCGGGGTCGGCGAGGTCGGCTACCTCATCACGGGCGTGAAGGACGTGCGCCAGTCGAAGGTCGGTGACACCGTCACGACGGCCGCGCGCCCCGCGACCGAGGCGCTGCCCGGCTACACGGAGCCGCTGCCGATGGTCTTCTCGGGCCTGTACCCGATCGACGGGTCCGACTACCCCGACCTCCGCGACGCCCTCGACAAGCTCAAGCTCTCCGACGCCGCGCTCGTCTACGAGCCCGAGACGTCGGTCGCGCTCGGCTTCGGGTTCCGCTGCGGCTTCCTGGGGCTCCTGCACCTCGAGATCATCACGGAGCGCCTCTCGCGCGAGTTCGGCCTCGACCTCATCACGACCGCGCCCAGCGTGATCTACGAGGTCACGAGCGAGGACAAGAAGACGGTCACGGTCACCAACCCGAGCGAGTTCCCGGGCGGCAAGATCGTCAGCGTCTCCGAGCCCGTGGTGAAGGCCGCGATCCTCGCGCCCAAGGACTACGTCGGCACGATCATGGAGCTGTGCCAGTCGCGGCGGGGGATCCTGCTCGGCATGGAGTACCTCGGCGAGGACCGGGTGGAGATCCGCTACACGATGCCGCTCGGCGAGATCGTGTTCGACTTCTTCGACAACCTCAAGAGCAAGACGGCCGGCTACGCGTCGCTCGACTACGAGCCCGCCGGCTCGCAGGACTCCGACCTCGTGAAGATCGACATCCTGCTGCAGGGCGAGCAGGTCGACGCGTTCAGCGCCATCGTGCACCGCGACAAGGCCTATGCGTACGGCGTGCTCATGACGGGCCGCCTCCGCGAGCTCATCCCGCGCCAGCAGTTCGAGGTCCCGATCCAGGCGGCCATCGGCGCCCGGATCATCGCCCGCGAGTCCATCCGCGCCATGCGGAAGGACGTGCTCGCCAAGTGCTACGGCGGCGACATCACCCGCAAGCGCAAGCTCCTCGAGAAGCAGAAGGAGGGCAAGAAGCGCATGAAGATGGTCGGCCGCGTCGAGGTCCCCCAGGAGGCGTTCATCGCCGCGCTCTCGGGCGACACGGAGAGGAAGGCCAAGTAGCCCGACCCGTCAGCAGGAGCCGGACGGCTGCAGGGAGCCGGCGGCGATCCACAGATCGAAGGACAGCGCGAGGCCGCCGGGCTCCGCGATGCCGGCGTAGCGGATCTCCGCGCTCCCGGGCACCGAGCAGTACCGGTCGCCCGGGAACGCGGCGACGATGCCCGGCGTCGGTCGGCCCGCCTCCGACCACTCGTCGAAGGAGACGCGGTGGCTGTCGACCCCCCGATCCGGTCGTGCGATGACGGTCTCCAGCCAGCTGAGGCGCTCGTAGACGTACTCGCCACGCCGGTCGACGGGTGGGAAGCCGAGCGTCCTCCATTCGTGGAACGTCATCGTGTGCCAGACCGCGGAGTGCTGGTCCCAGCCGAACCGCGTCCGGACGAGGAGCTCGTCGGAGCCGGGGTGCTGCCAGATCTCCGACGCCTCGGGCAGGACTCCCCGGGACGGCGCGGGCGATCCCGCGCGTCGCCACTGGGCGGCATCCAGCGCCAGCCCGAAGTCGGTGATGCCCACGTGGACGTCGGTGTACACCGTGGTGTCCCACGGGAGGAGCCGGTACGCGACGGTCGCCGGCGTCGGGACGGGGGACCCGTCGGCCTGGTACCGCTCGGTCGTGGCGAAGGCGTAGCCACGGTCCGGGTAGCGCGCGGTGTAGACGAGCGCGTCGGAGAACGGCAACGAGTAGTACGGCCGTCCAGGAAGGGCGTCGGCCGGCGCGGGGAGCGAGACGGCTCCGCCTGCGACGAGCGCGGCGCCGAAGACGAGGGCGGTGATCGAGCGGTGCATGAGGACCTTCCCGGCTGCGGCATCGTCGCCGCGATTCCGACGACCTCCCGAGGAGATCGGAGTCCGCCCGTCGAGTCTCGAGGGCTGCGGTCGGATCTCCACCGTATGCCCCGGGCAGCGAGCTGGCGGCCCAGTCCGGTCACGGATCCGTCTCATCCCTGCCGCACGCACGACGCGCCCCCTGCCTCGAGAGGAGGGGGGCGCGTCGTGCCGTGCGGACGGGCTCAGCAGGTGGCGGGCTTCGGCGATCCCGCGGCGACCCACTCGCCGAACGTCAGCGCCATGCCATCCGGAGCGGCCTGGCCGATGTAGCGGATCTCGTCCGCTCCGGCTGCCTGGCAGAACCTGTCGCCGTCGTAGGAGGCGACCACGGCGGGCGTGGGCCGGGCGAAGTAGTCCCACACGTCGAACGGCACCGGGCCGGTCTCGCCCATGCTCGAGATGGGCCCGACGAGCGTCGGGTTCCACGAGAGCTTCGTGAAGATGCGCGGCGGGGTCTGATCGACCGACGGGTAGCCGAGGTGCGCGTACTCGGCGAAGGTCAGCTGGTGGTAGCCCGCGTTGTCGTCTACCCAGGAGGATCCGCCGTCGACGACGAAGAGCTCGTCCGAGCCCTGGTACTGGAGGATCGTGGCCGCGGGGGTGAGCCGATCCGTGCGCGGTGCGGGGGACCCCACGCGCCGCCACTGGGCGCCGTCGATGTAGGTGGAGAAGGAGGCGGAGCCCGCCGCGGAGACGGCGTAGATCGTCGCGTCCCAGGTGAATCGTCGATAGTCCGTCGGAGCGGGGATCGGCTTGGGGAAGCCGGCCGAGCGCCACGACTCGAAGGACGCGGGCTCGACGTACGGGCGACCGTCGACCGCGGAGACCTCGAAGAGCGTCGAGTCGTAGGGCACCGAGTAGAACGTGCCGCTGGCCGATGCGGCGGATGCGGGGGTCGCGACCGCGAGACCGCCGACGGCGAGGGTGCCGGCGACGGCGAGGGCGGTGAGGGAGCGGAGCATGCGGGAGAGCCTTCCGGTAGTCGACGGAGAGCGTCGGGATGGGATCGGGTGCGGCGCCGGGAGGCCCGTCGTCGTGTGAAGGCTAGGGGGCGCGGAGGTCGTCCCGCGCTCGTCCAGATCACGATCCGGTGACGCTCCGGTGGCCGCTACGGCGCCGGGATGAGAGGCGGGGCGCGCACGTCATCCGCAGGGATGACGCAAGGCGTCGCGCCCCGATCCGGGGGCACGCTGGACCGCGGCGGTCGCCGCGGCCGCACGCGCGGGACGCCCATCGACACGCCGTAGTCTTGACGACATGCGCCGCAGCACCTACACCGCGACCGCCGTCACGTACGGCTCCGTCGGCGGCACCCAGGCCGTCGACCTCATGACCTATCCGCCCGAGGGCTACCGTCCCGCCGAGGCGAGCGCCCGGCTCGGCAGCGGCGACGAGCGCTTCGAGCAGGCCGTCGCCCTCCTCATGACGTGGGGCGTGCAGCGCGGCAGCGGCATCGAGGTCACGCGCATCGAGCAGGAGGTGCCGGACGACCCCGGCTACACCGGCCTCGAGTTCGACGAGGACGGGGTGCCCCAGGTGCCCGTCGACCGGCCGCGGGAGACGCTGTACGGCGACGACGGCACCGCGTGGATCACGTCGGGCACGTCGGCCGTGCTGCGCATGCCCTTCGGTCCGTTCCACCCCGAAGCGCCCGTCCGCGTCGTGTACACCGTGCAGGAGACCGACCGCGTCGGCTTCGCGTACGGCACGGTGCACGGGCATCCGCTGAGCGGCGAGGAGGCG
Proteins encoded in this window:
- the lepA gene encoding translation elongation factor 4, coding for MSPLATKALRPAATDPASIRNFCIIAHIDHGKSTLADRMLQLTGVVESRAMRAQYLDRMDIERERGITIKSQAVRMPWELDGRTYALNMIDTPGHVDFSYEVSRSLAACEGAILLVDAAQGIEAQTLANLYLALENDLTIIPVLNKIDLPAADPDKYAAELASLIGGDPDDVLRVSGKTGAGVEELLDRVSRTIPAPVGDPNGAARAMIFDSVYDAYRGVVTYVRMIDGKLSPREKIAMMSTRATHEILEIGVSSPEPTPSDGLGVGEVGYLITGVKDVRQSKVGDTVTTAARPATEALPGYTEPLPMVFSGLYPIDGSDYPDLRDALDKLKLSDAALVYEPETSVALGFGFRCGFLGLLHLEIITERLSREFGLDLITTAPSVIYEVTSEDKKTVTVTNPSEFPGGKIVSVSEPVVKAAILAPKDYVGTIMELCQSRRGILLGMEYLGEDRVEIRYTMPLGEIVFDFFDNLKSKTAGYASLDYEPAGSQDSDLVKIDILLQGEQVDAFSAIVHRDKAYAYGVLMTGRLRELIPRQQFEVPIQAAIGARIIARESIRAMRKDVLAKCYGGDITRKRKLLEKQKEGKKRMKMVGRVEVPQEAFIAALSGDTERKAK
- a CDS encoding DUF1990 family protein, with product MRRSTYTATAVTYGSVGGTQAVDLMTYPPEGYRPAEASARLGSGDERFEQAVALLMTWGVQRGSGIEVTRIEQEVPDDPGYTGLEFDEDGVPQVPVDRPRETLYGDDGTAWITSGTSAVLRMPFGPFHPEAPVRVVYTVQETDRVGFAYGTVHGHPLSGEEAFLVSREPDGSVWLTLRVFSRPASWPMRLASPVLRIVQGVFMRRYLRSLHPAVASA